The Erigeron canadensis isolate Cc75 chromosome 1, C_canadensis_v1, whole genome shotgun sequence genome segment tatgcaatgatatatgctGATGTACgagatgtaacaatgtatgcgatgtaatatatgctatgaaatgctatgtaatgtcttgagatgaattgagatgtgttatatgttgatgatatgtaaaatgtgcatgactacatggcttgttcatctagttcactagacttattaagttgtcatgacacgtgcacgtttaagggccaaAACgttaagatgtatatgtgatatgtttaggtaatgtgaacacctaaactatatgagatgtgaaatcgagctcgtaattttagatgaaagtgttaagcttaacccgtgcttgCCCTTGTCCGGCGggtgcgtagatgtggttgcttgggtggctccttgcaacatggtcaaatATGTGAatagtaatacgggaggtctgacTCGCCCCAtttgtcttgaacatacggattactccgggattggcttgtcattccttaacgacattgatgtacagccgtaaggtttgtccatccagtcgggtgtgacttatgtcacacttataaagatgcatatgttatatgagatgcgtgacttatgtcacaactataaagatgtttagatgtgatatgtggagatataaaagatgactaggcacatttaagatgacccatcctaatatgaaagatgttgatgctatgatatgtatgtgagatgatatgtttgatgatatgtgccttaacgacttaatatgacttttatataatgttctaaatggacaaacgttttataaactatgtgctatcttacttagctaattcgttagctaacacttgctcttttaaatgtgttgtgccctcaggtccaataTTAGTGAGCAGGttgatgtgagaagatgtgagacaTGGGTAGATAATCTTGAAACTGGCTATAGTTTACCTATAATGGTTGCTCgctttaaatatttgttttatgtttagataataatgacttgtattgataatgtggtTGGTTGTTTAATGTTAGGCAACCGATGGGTTCTatttgaacttattttgatgacatggctagtaacaccatttaatgaataaaccaaacagattttattgttttggacttttaaagttactTCCGCTTTCTTTTAACGACGTTAGacgaaagtttttgaaaatccatatttttaaacgacggtgTTACATTTGTTACTCACTCTTGCATTAAAGTAAGAAACTAAGAATCACAAACAACTTTTGTTGTTGTTCCTTTTTCTTCTGACGTCGTTTGTGCACGAAGGGATAAAGCTAGAACAATCTTTtgagatttatttatttatatatttacgtTTAGTTTTGGCGGAGAGTCATAAAAAAGAATCAATATAAGGAAATTTTTTATTAacgatattttttttacattttatttatagGTTTAAGTTTCGTTATAACTTTGTAAGaaatagatatatttatataatttcttataagtttatataaaaagagcCACAGAGTAAATCTTTACTTGACCTAATTAACATTTTCAGTATTTATTTTTGATGGGATACAACCCGCAAACTGATTCCCACCAACAAAAGTGAGTTTATTTGGGTCCATTTTACAACCCGAAATGTACACGACCTGAAACTAATCGAAAGTTGTTATCAAGATTTGTAAGATTGTGATTCTGTAAGCAGATAAAGAATCATATTGTTGGGTTTTGAGTTGGATGTTTAGACGAGAgtaatttttttccaaaaaagtaTTGAGGTGTTTtaatgataagaaaaaaaaaaaagaaatgagtGTAGAAACATAATTacaccattttggtaaatagtttttaaagtataccattttggtaaataagtttttCAAATACACTATTTTACTTAAAAACTCATCCTCTTATACATTTACATGTGACAGGAGTTAAACATATAACCCCATAAAAAAACCACATTGTAAAAAACCACATGAGTACCAGGCTATAATTTGAATGACACAATTTTTACGCATTACCCATAATAATAAAGTGATATATGATGATGGTAATgatcatagttgtcaaactcgtacaAGACACaagtcgactcgtacgagtcgagtcaaaatcaAGTGAAAACGAGACGAATCGGTGGATGACTTGTTTTTGCTCCTGACTCGTAgcatgactcgtgttttgtttGCGAGTCGGTCCGAGTCGtgttccgagtcacgagtcacataataattttttatttttaagtttttttctttttttttttaaacataatatgCTTTTAAATCTGATTTTATTTCAATAATGTTTACTATATTTAGCgtaatatatcaatataaattatatatctacaataaaaacttatatataattataaacttatatattattaaatatcatGACTATTATGATTCGAGTCATGTTTTAATTTACaagtcaaaaaatcaaaatttcgAGTCGAGTAAAAATACAGATAACTATGGCAATGATGATGATCGGTATTCATCAAATGAAATGTATTGGAAATAAATAGTTAAGTTTGGTTGGAGTGGGCCCACATAATTGACGGTTAAAGCCAAAAGAGTTGACTTTCAACTTGAAAAAGCAACGTAGATAGTCGTTGTATTTGTTTTTGATACTTTTGTGTGTGGAACATGTCAAGTCTTTTTGTTACTCCTATCCGGCTAtcctatataataatatatatataaaaccatatatatacaactctgCACTTGTTGGAACCTTTGACAATAAATTAATAGGAATAGTTTCCGTACAATTAACAAAATGAAACGACTTGTGTCAAGTTGTTGCATGAGATGCGGTGGAAGAGCTGCGGCCGCCGATGAGCATGAATCAGAATCAGAATCATGGGAATTATTTTTCAAACTCCAAACTCTTCAAGTTGCTACAAATTTCTTTTCAGATTCTAACAAACTTGGTCATGGTGGTTTTGGTCCTGTTTACAAGGTAATACTGTAATTTAATTCCGTTCCATCCTTTTAGTATCATATAATTTAGTTTGACATTTTATTTCTAACTTTGACGGTAAATATGTAGGtcgatgaaaattatataaataaattataatataatcttTGCTACAAATGTTTTATGTTATGGTTCTTTTATTTCAGTTATGAATTATGTTCTCAACATTGTCATACAAATCTTTTTTGTAAGTAATTGTATAAAGTTTTGTAAGCAATGTATATATACGGAATGTCCGGTATGATGATTAAATTTATTGTTTATGATGTATATTGAGGTAATTATAACTTCATTTGAGCAAAGAAATTTGAATTTTAGCATTATAACAGGTAATATGGATGATTTGGCCCATTTTAACCAATTATAATGGCAAAAACATGGTTAAGTTTAGGATTTATCCTGTGAGCTAGCTATGATTCTATTTTTATAGTTCGTTTCTTGAAGGGTTTATTGCCTAATGGCCAAGAAGTAGCAATCAAGAAGTTATCGCTTACATCAAGACAAGGCCTGCGTGAATTCACTAATGAGGTGAAATTACTACTCAAAATTCAGCATAAAAACTTGGTTATGTTATTAGGATGCTGCATAGAAGGACCGGAAAAGATGCTTGTATACGAGTATCTTCCAAAAAAGAGCCTCGACTACATTCTTTTTAATAAAGGAAAGTCTCGAGCATTGCATTGGACCCAACGGTTTCAAATCATTGTAGGCGTTATAAGAGGTCTTCTCTACCTCCATGAAGAAGCCCCTGTAAGGATCATCCATAGAGACATCAAAGCAAGTAATATTTTGTTGGATGAGAGTTTAAATCCCAAAATTTCAGATTTTGGTTTGGCACGACTTTTTCCTGGTGATGATACACATTTGAATACGCTCAGAATTTCTGGTACCCAGTAAGTATTGTCTAGACCTCTGATCAGGGTGACATTTTTTGACCTAATTTAGTAGTGTTCTGTCGTAAATGGGTTCAAATGGGTTGAATAAACAACTTAGCTGGATAAGGAACCAGTCAAATGTTGAGTTGAAAGAGTAACGATTATTATGGTAATGATGTCGTTTTCTAATAGAAAACACATTGAATTTTTCTTATAAATGGACCAAAAAAAGTCGTAGGTAGATACAGCCCGGAAATCCTTATTTGATCCGTATAATAAAAGGTACTCCGTACtagttttaacaaaaacccattttgaccagtTACTCAAGCAACCAAACCTTCACATTTTGTCACctaaaaagtatttaaaattttgtattctCAACTTTTGTGATCTTGTGTAGTGGATACATGGCTCCTGAGTATGCGATGCATGGATATTTGTCGGTTAAAGCTGATGTCTTCAGTTTTGGGGTTTTAGTTTTGGAGATTGTTAGTGGCCGAAAAGTTAGTGAGCGGCAGCTTGGTGCTGAAAAGTCAGATCTTTTGAGCTATGTAAGTCACTAATTCTTGACTATTCTACATAAACTCAACACAGGTTGGAATATATAACCAAATATCTTTAAACACGAATACGCAACGAAAGCAAATAAAACCATGTAATCAATTAATTAACCTTGAAATAGGATTAAGGATTACCTTATAATGTAGATGAATAAAGTGAAGAACTTTAAAGGATTTCAAGTAAATCCCtttacgatcgcacactagacacctcttatatcgtatgctagtatCTTGATCACGAActgaacaaccctttgttactaCCCCTTAAAGTCGAACCAaccaaaacccgaaaacccttttCTTGGGGAGTttcggccgaagccaagagagGGGAAGGAGAAGAGAGAATTAATGTATGAATAGAATGCTTAAACCCTTAGAtttaagcctctatttatagggagatATTAGGGCATAATTACTTGGTGACCAAGTCAAATTAAAGCCTCTAAAGAGCCTTCAAAAACCAGCCCCCCTAAATCCAATTAGAGTCTAACCCTAATTAACTTATTTCACAATTAAACCTCCTTCTAACTAATtcaaatacaattaaccctttaacttatttaaattaatcatttagtgatcaaactaattaatatactactttaatatattaattaataatatagagttaccgtgtcattttaTGTGATCTCGTAGGCTTAAAtcatttccggacatacgttcattttacgtgatcatatactaagagttcccacttgagctcgtaataaatgaaggtaataacattggttagcgtctagcaacgcGCCAATGCTCCCAGAAATATTTAactatagtttcttaaagtatatttaaatggttgagGCATTTAtgatccctttgttcagatatcGTGTTAAACATGAATATGGATCAGTGTCATTTCATGATTTAACGATTCTGTTTCTCATTTCATCACTACTTAAGATTACCAAATACAATCGAGACACGTCTAGATTTATTTGGACATGGTCATGTAAACATCTTAAATAGTCCCAATGAGGGGCCCAGTGGTATCATTCTGCAACTATCAGTTggaggaacaaatcctgtattgactacacgtgtcagtcatcatacttcactacactttctgaaaatagtcctttatgtactcccttattcaggagatttagaactatatcaagtaagtgcaattcatatatgctgacctgcttgtatctcaagtcaaaggatcaataaagtaaccatttacaaATTTCACTTAATGTcgccgatccataaagtgataaattcgttagtggggtattCCGATATGCATCATATGGAtaccatgtgag includes the following:
- the LOC122584714 gene encoding cysteine-rich receptor-like protein kinase 10, yielding MKRLVSSCCMRCGGRAAAADEHESESESWELFFKLQTLQVATNFFSDSNKLGHGGFGPVYKGLLPNGQEVAIKKLSLTSRQGLREFTNEVKLLLKIQHKNLVMLLGCCIEGPEKMLVYEYLPKKSLDYILFNKGKSRALHWTQRFQIIVGVIRGLLYLHEEAPVRIIHRDIKASNILLDESLNPKISDFGLARLFPGDDTHLNTLRISGTHGYMAPEYAMHGYLSVKADVFSFGVLVLEIVSGRKVSERQLGAEKSDLLSYTWSLFQTGKQLELVDENLETCNISEALMCIQLGLLCCQAIVADRPDMNALHLMISKDSFTLPHPGKPGLQGRGGRWTTNTSSALTNTNASTSATYYTKPSITSSIEEYSRNSISFSSMNDGR